The following proteins are co-located in the Salvelinus fontinalis isolate EN_2023a chromosome 41, ASM2944872v1, whole genome shotgun sequence genome:
- the LOC129840381 gene encoding uncharacterized protein K02A2.6-like, producing MQMELVGREEDFDPVAQQLASSDDEGRANENEAADQRPVEPEVKRMASIGKIDVFEDTQENWATYIERLEQYFIANDIADNKRVPALLSLIGPKTYSLLRDLTAPLKPSNKTFTEIVEILQNHLSPKPLLIAERFRFHKRDQNEGEGVSTYVAELKKLSEHCQFGENLNDTLRDRFVCGLKHEHIQKRLLTESDLTFAKAVEIAVTMEIATKDAFELQSKRNTDLSQTSLHKFSRSRQRPRVADKCNRCDRDGHRAEDCRFKDEICHKCSRRGHIQRACRAKFCHNRKTEKMKGSVNALAENSGSDSDERVIGTMELNTVTSPSSSIIWVTPDIEGKPLKMELDTGSAVSIISTTVYNEHFKAIKLKNTNVLLKTYSGERLSPMGVLQVRVRYGEQTQQLQLYVVPGTGPPLFGREWLSKIKLNWCDLKMLHTFQSKEKDTDQTLEHLQKKYNTVFSDEMGTVKGFTAKLVLRDDATPKFCKARSVPYSLRPKVEAEIDRLQDTGILTKVDRSEWATPIVPIVKKDGSVRMCGDFKVTVNSMLHVDQYPLPRLEDIFAALAGGKHFSKIDLKQAYLQLPVEESSKQYLTINTHKGLYRYNRLVFGIASAPAIWQRTIDQILQGIPGTQCILDDMIITGRTDKEHLANLEEVLKRLKEYGLQANLQKCEFFKDKIVFCGHEIDRNGLHKTQDKIEAVVQAPRPQNITEVRSFAGLINYYRRFLPNLSAVLQPLNQLLEKNRTWRWTEQCENAFLEAKRLITSEQVLMHYDPELPVKLACDASPYGLGAVLSHTLKDGSERPIAFASRTLNDAEKNYSQIDKEALALVWGVKKFHAYLYGKRFTLVTDHQPLLSIFSPKKGIPAMTAARLQRYALFLASHMYDIEFKPSSLHTNADGLSRLPCRRERQRSVDAVDIFHTAQLEALPVTSTVIKQETRKDVTLSKVYTYTMSGWPATGRKELTPYFQRRNEITTYQGCLMWGMRVMIPQKCQHQVLQQLHEGHVGIVKMKLLARSHFWWPGLDQQIENMAKNCSGCLETLHMPAPVPVHPWEWPTEPWQRIHVDYAGPFEKHMFLVIVDAHSKWPEVFCTDSSTSAQTIECLRTTFARFGLPLQLVSDNAQAFVSDEFTRFMSVNGIKHSTSAPYHPATNGLAERFVQTLKQGLRAAKRDEGTLQTKLAKFLLSYRNTPHATTNESPAALMFGRPLRTRLDLMKPNRRNEVLNKQAKMLSGGRERHLQTGQEVMVRDYRRGGKWTRGTVHTQTGPRTYQVQVSPDIMWRRHINQMHSTENSTTIEKEQAQRVPENDTQGTVEDGGAVKRPQAERRERVDEGDAIAEAIREQAHTEDVQEPPDNPRRYPERRHRPPDRLDL from the coding sequence ATGCAGATGGAGCTCGTAGGAAGAGAGGAAGATTTTGACCCTGTAGCACAACAGCTAGCAAGCAGTGACGACGAGGGGAGAGCTAACGAGAACGAGGCGGCAGATCAAAGACCCGTGGAGCCTGAGGTAAAGAGAATGGCTAGCATCGGGAAAATAGATGTGTTTGAGGACACGCAAGAAAACTGGGCAACTTACATTGAACGACTGGAACAGTACTTCATTGCAAACGACATTGCTGATAACAAGAGAGTACCAGCGTTGTTGAGTTTAATTGGCCCAAAAACGTACAGTTTGCTAAGAGATCTGACTGCCCCTCTGAAGCCCTCAAATAAAACATTCACAGAGATTGTGGAGATATTGCAAAATCACCTATCACCTAAACCACTCCTCATCGCGGAACGTTTTCGTTTCCACAAGAGAGATCAGAATGAGGGTGAGGGTGTTAGTACATATGTAGCAGAGTTGAAGAAACTGTCTGAACATTGCCAGTTTGGAGAGAACCTAAATGACACATTAAGGGATAGATTTGTTTGTGGATTGAAACATGAACACATTCAAAAACGTTTGCTCACAGAATCAGATCTCACGTTTGCAAAGGCTGTTGAAATTGCTGTGACTATGGAAATTGCGACGAAAGATGCATTTGAGTTGCAAAGTAAAAGAAATACTGACCTATCACAAACTTCCCTGCACAAGTTTTCGCGCAGCCGACAGCGCCCCCGTGTGGCCGATAAATGCAACAGGTGTGACAGAGATGGTCACAGAGCAGAGGACTGCCGTTTCAAAGACGAAATTTGTCACAAATGCAGTAGAAGGGGGCACATTCAAAGAGCATGCAGAGCAAAATTCTGTCACAACAGGAAAACTGAGAAAATGAAAGGGTCTGTGAATGCACTAGCAGAGAACAGTGGCAGTGATTCAGATGAACGAGTAATTGGTACAATGGAGTTAAACACAGTGACTTCTCCCAGCAGTAGCATAATATGGGTGACACCAGATATCGAAGGCAAACCCCTCAAAATGGAGCTGGACACAGGATCTGCAGTGTCTATAATTTCCACTACTGTCTACAATGAGCACTTCAAGGCTATCAAGCTGAAAAACACAAATGTGTTGCTGAAGACCTACTCAGGAGAGAGATTGAGCCCAATGGGGGTGTTGCAGGTCAGAGTGAGGTATGGGGAGCAAACACAGCAGTTACAGCTGTATGTGGTGCCTGGAACTGGCCCCCCATTATTTGGCAGGGAATGGCTTTCAAAAATAAAGCTGAACTGGTGTGATTTGAAAATGCTCCACACGTTCCAGTCCAAAGAGAAGGACACAGACCAAACACTGGAACACTTGCAGAAGAAATACAACACAGTGTTCAGCGATGAGATGGGAACAGTAAAAGGCTTCACAGCTAAACTTGTACTGAGAGATGACGCAACCCCAAAATTCTGCAAAGCCAGATCTGTTCCATACTCCCTGAGACCAAAGGTGGAAGCGGAAATCGATCGCTTGCAGGATACAGGGATCCTGACGAAAGTGGACAGAAGCGAATGGGCCACACCCATAGTTCCTATTGTAAAGAAAGACGGGTCTGTTAGAATGTGTGGGGACTTCAAGGTAACTGTGAATTCAATGTTGCATGTGGACCAATACCCCTTGCCACGTCTGGAGGACATCTTTGCTGCACTAGCTGGTGGGAAACACTTCAGTAAAATCGATCTGAAACAGGCTTACCTGCAGCTACCGGTTGAAGAGAGCTCCAAACAGTACCtgacaataaacacacacaaaggtcTATACAGGTATAACCGCCTGGTTTTTGGCATTGCATCGGCCCCAGCCATTTGGCAACGAACTATTGACCAGATTTTGCAAGGAATCCCAGGAACCCAGTGTATCCTGGATGACATGATCATAACAGGACGCACCGACAAAGAACACCTGGCTAACCTGGAAGAGGTCCTGAAAAGACTGAAAGAATATGGTCTACAGGCAAACTTACAGAAATGTGAGTTCTTCAAAGACAAGATTGTCTTCTGTGGACATGAAATTGACCGCAATGGATTGCACAAAACACAGGACAAAATCGAGGCAGTGGTACAGGCACCACGACCACAAAATATCACAGAAGTGAGATCTTTTGCGGGACTGATCAATTACTACAGAAGATTCCTCCCAAACCTTTCAGCAGTACTCCAGCCTCTAAATCAGCTCCTGGAAAAGAATAGGACATGGCGGTGGACAGAACAGTGTGAAAATGCATTTCTGGAGGCAAAACGGCTCATCACATCTGAACAGGTCCTGATGCATTACGACCCTGAACTGCCAGTGAAGTTGGCTTGTGATGCGTCCCCTTATGGCTTAGGGGCCGTCCtttcacacacactgaaagatgGGTCAGAGAGGCCAATTGCATTTGCATCACGAACATTGAATGATGCAGAGAAAAACTACTCACAAATCGACAAAGAAGCACTGGCGCTAGTGTGGGGCGTCAAGAAATTCCATGCATACCTATATGGCAAGCGTTTCACACTGGTTACGGATCACCAGCCGTTGCTTTCCATTTTCAGTCCAAAGAAAGGCATTCCGGCAATGACAGCAGCCAGGTTACAGCGATACGCCTTGTTCCTCGCCAGTCATATGTATGACATTGAGTTTAAGCCGTCGTCCCTCCACACAAATGCAGATGGATTATCCAGACTGCCGTGTAgaagagaaagacaaaggagtGTGGATGCAGTGGACATTTTCCATACCGCTCAGCTCGAGGCACTACCGGTCACAAGCACAGTGATCaaacaggagacaaggaaagATGTGACCTTGTCAAAAGTGTACACCTACACCATGTCAGGATGGCCAGCGACTGGCAGAAAGGAGCTGACTCCGTATTTCCAGCGGAGAAACGAAATTACAACGTACCAAGGATGTTTGATGTGGGGAATGAGAGTCATGATACCCCAGAAATGCCAACATCAGGTTTTGCAGCAACTACATGAAGGTCATGTTGGAATTGTCAAAATGAAGCTGCTCGCAAGGAGCCACTTCTGGTGGCCAGGTCTGGATCAACAGATAGAAAATATGGCAAAGAACTGTAGCGGATGTTTGGAAACCCTTCACATGCCTGCTCCTGTTCCAGTCCACCCTTGGGAATGGCCCACAGAGCCATGGCAGAGAATTCATGTGGACTACGCTGGTCCCTTTGAAAAGCACATGTTTCTGGTTATAGTTGATGCCCATTCCAAATGGCCAGAGGTGTTTTGCACTGACTCCTCCACCTCAGCTCAGACGATAGAGTGTCTCAGAACAACGTTTGCACGCTTCGGATTGCCGCTGCAGCTAGTAAGTGACAACGCGCAAGCTTTTGTAAGTGACGAGTTTACAAGATTCATGTCAGTAAATGGAATCAAACACTCAACCTCAGCTCCGTACCACCCTGCCACCAATGGGCTGGCAGAACGCTTTGTGCAAACCCTAAAGCAAGGACTCCGGGCAGCAAAACGAGATGAAGGGACTTTGCAAACAAAGCTGGCCAAGTTCCTGCTCTCCTACCGAAACACCCCACATGCCACGACAAATGAAAGCCCAGCCGCACTGATGTTCGGGAGGCCTCTCCGCACACGGCTGGACCTCATGAAGCCTAACAGGCGTAATGAAGTGCTGAACAAACAAGCCAAGATGCTCTCCGGTGGCCGGGAGCGCCATCTCCAAACAGGACAGGAAGTGATGGTGCGAGACTACAGAAGAGGAGGGAAATGGACAAGAGGGACCGTACATACACAAACGGGACCCAGAACTTACCAGGTTCAAGTGAGCCCAGACATAATGTGGCGGCGTCACATTAACCAAATGCATTCCACGGAAAACAGCACAACAATCGAGAAAGAACAGGCACAGAGAGTTCCTGAGAATGACACACAGGGAACTGTAGAGGACGGTGGAGCAGTAAAGAGACCCCAGGCTGAAAGAAGGGAACGTGTTGATGAAGGTGATGCTATAGCAGAAGCTATAAGGGAGCAAGCACACACTGAGGATGTTCAGGAGCCTCCAGACAATCCTAGGCGCTACCCAGAACGAAGGCACCGGCCACCAGACAGACTGGacttataa